In the genome of Blastocatellia bacterium, the window TCATTCCACCCCGCAAAGGCGCTCAACTCTGGCAAGACGACTACCTCAAAGACCGCAACCGCAACTTGCGCGGTGTCCGCCGGCAAGGTCTTGCCGGCTGGAAGCGGGGCAGTGGTTATCACACTCGCTCGCTAGTCGAGACCGCCTTCTTCCGCCTCAAGACGATCTTCTCAGATAGGCTACGCTCGCGCCGGGATGACAATCAGACAACAGAAGCGATGATCAGGTGTGTGGCTTTGAATCGGATGACCAGCCTGGGCATGCCAGACAGCTATCGAATCTGAAGCAAAGCCAGCATTGAGGCGCTAGCCTGCTTACGCTTCTGATTTATTCAACAAAGCCCGCAGCTTTAGTTATTGTGAGGATTCCTTCGATCAACACCTAATATTGATGCTAGTGTTCTAGTCTCTGTTCTTTAACATCCCATATTCCTTTTTCAGAGTCCCATTCGAGCTGATACCTATGTTTAAGCTCTAGCCTATATTCCACAGGCGGTCTACCTGCTGTACCAATCCAAATCCGATCTGTATTGTAATAGATATCATGATCTCCACCGTCAAGCTGAAAATTAACCCATTTACTACCACCATTGCTTAACCAAAATGTGACTTGCTTATCAGTAACATTTCGAATCAATACCGCATTGACAGTAAGTAAGCTGTCTTGGATAGGAAGCATAGCCCTGACTCGTAACGGATAGAGGAATATTATTGCTATTAGCAAATAGACAAACGCTCTATCTTGACTAGTCATTTTTTTCATTCTCCTTTCTTTCAACTCTTCCTAACAAGTAGCCAGCAATTGTGCCAAAAAGGCCCATAGCCGGGGCGATTTGGATTGAATCAAACCCGACTGCAATTAATAACAGAGACCCCATGATAATTAGAGTAACCCCGAAAGTCCTTAATGTA includes:
- a CDS encoding transposase; this translates as IPPRKGAQLWQDDYLKDRNRNLRGVRRQGLAGWKRGSGYHTRSLVETAFFRLKTIFSDRLRSRRDDNQTTEAMIRCVALNRMTSLGMPDSYRI